In Porites lutea chromosome 7, jaPorLute2.1, whole genome shotgun sequence, a single window of DNA contains:
- the LOC140943960 gene encoding adenosine 3'-phospho 5'-phosphosulfate transporter 1-like → MFKSISVHLIAVLLLALTIYGAHVKGDEALGDTENQKEASSGQNAEVDNDSWIENLMWNLLGYATIIVPAAFIIRMLKNSNFNERSGTSCLLRSIQLCVFGAPHIESADVQAEDGGIKESPSKDESSPPPSFSQPSIKLLFCAGGLQLSYLTWGVLIEQIVRRTYKELLPDGSVKLVKFTNSQFLIFVNRSLALVAASACILFTRQPRHTAPLYKYSYSSFSNILSSWCQYEALRLYVSYPTLILCGASKIIPVMIMGKIVANKSYPYHEYVLAVLLSVGVSLFLLAADPSGKRTSAATTFSGAILLLARMVFDSFTCNWQAELFSVYKMSTIQMMFGASLFSCLFTVWSMIEGGNFLSAVGFMMSNPEFAYHATILSLASATGQLFIFYTIQSFGPVVFTIIMTIRMMLSIMLSCIINNHPLSAQAVLRVIVVFIALFLRVYARYRAKPSSV, encoded by the exons ATGTTTAAGTCTATATCTGTTCACCTGATAGCCGTACTGCTACTTGCTCTAACGATATACGGAGCTCACGTGAAAGGAGACGAAGCGCTAGGGGACACGGAGAATCAGAAGGAAGCGAGTTCGGGACAAAATGCTGAGGTGGATAATGATAGCTGGATAGAGAACCTGATGTGGAACCTACTTGGCTATGCAACAATTATCGTCCCCGCGGCTTTTATCATCCGTATGCTCAAGAACTCAAACTTTAATGAACGAAGTG gaaCTAGCTGCTTGTTGCGCTCAATTCAGCTGTGTGTTTTTGGTGCTCCTCATATAGAATCTGCAGACGTTCAAGCAGAAGATGGTGGCATCAAAGAAAGTCCTTCAAAGGATGAAAGCTCTCCTCCACCAAGTTTTTCTCAACCAAGCATCAAGCTCTTGTTTTGTGCAGGTGGTTTGCAATTGTCATACCTCACCTGGGGTGTCCTAATAGAGCAAATAGTGAGACGAACTTATAAAGAGCTCCTTCCTGATGGTTCAGTCAAATTAGTGAAATTCACAAACTCTCAGTTCCTAATATTTGTAAATCGTTCACTTGCTTTAGTTGCAGCATCAGCTTGTATTTTGTTCACTCGCCAGCCACGCCACACTGCACCCCTTTACAAGTATTCCTATTCGTccttttcaaatattttgagCAGCTGGTGTCAATATGAGGCCCTTAGACTGTATGTAAGCTATCCAACCCTGATTCTTTGTGGAGCATCCAAGATCATTCCAGTAATGATCATGGGCAAGATAGTGGCCAATAAATCCTACCCCTACCACGAATATGTTCTTGCTGTTCTACTCTCTGTGGGCGTCAGTTTGTTTCTCCTGGCAGCAGATCCATCAGGGAAGCGAACATCTGCTGCTACCACTTTTTCAGGAGCTATATTACTTTTGGCACGCATGGTGTTTGATAGTTTCACTTGCAACTGGCAAGCAGAACTGTTCTCAGTATACAAGATGTCAACCATCCAAATGATGTTTGGCGCAAGCCTGTTCAGTTGTCTCTTCACGGTCTGGTCAATGATTGAGGGTGGAAATTTTTTATCAGCAGTTGGGTTTATGATGAGCAACCCTGAGTTTGCCTACCATGCCACAATACTGTCACTGGCTTCAGCGACaggtcagctttttattttttacaccaTACAGTCTTTTGGGCCAGTTGTGTTTACCATCATCATGACCATTAGAATGATGTTGAGTATCATGCTATCGTGCATTATCAATAATCACCCATTGTCTGCTCAAGCTGTTTTGAGGGTTATTGTTGTGTTCATTGCACTGTTTTTGCGTGTGTATGCTAGGTATCGTGCAAAACCGTCTTCAGTTTGA
- the LOC140944430 gene encoding gem-associated protein 6-like has protein sequence MADENDKRWTALSCVALQKFTNKKISIYLSDSSKRVGWVFAIDPVTHSVVLEEETEHSTETSKKLTFVLGHSISRVVLEEDAESSKGPRRQLTDFIGDAKDTQYTQEELMKRKEDLMDWLSRNRVPVSEYSENSALLSVMGVLLVEPPYDPDCCRCSNEIVLDRVQKLIKAKQDHDKCYK, from the coding sequence ATGGCGGACGAGAACGACAAAAGATGGACAGCACTTTCATGCGTCGCTTTACagaaatttacaaacaaaaagatTAGTATTTATCTCTCTGATAGCAGCAAAAGGGTAGGATGGGTATTCGCTATTGATCCAGTGACTCACTCTGTCGTTCTAGAAGAAGAAACTGAACACTCGACAGAAACTTCTAAGAAACTCACTTTTGTGTTAGGACATTCGATTTCACGGGTTGTTTTGGAGGAAGACGCTGAATCCAGCAAAGGACCGCGCCGTCAGTTAACTGATTTCATCGGAGATGCGAAGGATACCCAATATACTCAGGAAGAGCTGATGAAAAGGAAAGAGGATTTAATGGACTGGCTTTCTCGTAACAGAGTTCCTGTTAGTGAATACTCTGAAAACAGTGCGTTGCTGTCTGTTATGGGAGTGTTGTTAGTGGAGCCACCTTATGACCCTGACTGCTGTAGATGTAGCAACGAGATCGTACTCGACCGTGTTCAGAAACTTATCAAAGCAAAGCAAGATCATGATAAGTGTTATAAGTGA